In Puntigrus tetrazona isolate hp1 chromosome 7, ASM1883169v1, whole genome shotgun sequence, the following are encoded in one genomic region:
- the trappc14 gene encoding trafficking protein particle complex subunit 14, with protein MVMVLMMESQCEYFMYFPAVPISDLSDPAKYRTLPRRSHLYLGETVRFLLVLRSQSVASVSGSSGTAAADGSGSEHHSSRSWRELAGSLCAVASVSPGDSRQRTQPLYHDYHSSGDECVEDTDDDDAAEVGCAGRGGPRYRGFRECKPLLIHNNPGNGVREFRKAPVQSPVDEPVVLSDEVIFPLTVSLDKLPVNTLKVKIIVTVWKQEEEKAEIQEHGYLSILQQKSPCQTFRQDLNTFKAQVSTTLNVLPPPTVKCQQMTVSGRHLTVLKVLNGSSQEEVCVRDVKILPNFNASYLPMMPDGSVLLVDNVCHQSGEVAMASFYRMDSESSHLPSMLSALEEQNFLFQLQLNNQLQDDSNEGLEVPLVAVLQWSTSKLPFTNSIYTHYSLPSVRLDRPRFIMTASCPSAVKAREHFRVRYTLLNNLQDFLAVRLVWTPEGRGHKEDPAVNAVVCHSPLSNLGYCRKGSTLSVSVAFQILRAGLFELSQHMKLKLQFTASVSNPPPDARPLSRKNSPSSPAVRDILDRHQASLSLGRSQSFSHQQPSKFHLTRTGSVMERRAITPPVGSPVGRPLYLPPDRNILSLDKIAKRECKVLVLDSHT; from the exons ATGGTCATGGTCTTAATGATGGAATCGCAATGCGAGTACTTTATGTATTTCCCGGCAGTCCCCATTTCAGACCTGTCGGACCCGGCCAAATACCGCACGCTCCCGCGTCGCAGTCACCTTTATCTCGGGGAAACCGTGCGCTTTCTGCTGGTTTTGCGCTCTCAGAGCGTCGCGTCGGTGTCCGGGTCGAGCGGCACTGCGGCGGCTGACGGCAGCGGCTCGGAGCATCACAGCAGTCGCTCGTGGAGGGAGCTAGCCGGCTCTCTCTGCGCCGTGGCCAGCGTTAGCCCCGGCGATAGCCGCCAGCGGACGCAGCCGCTGTATCACGACTACCACAGCAGCGGGGACGAGTGTGTGGAGGACACGGACGATGATGATGCTGCGGAGGTGGGCTGCGCAGGTCGAGGGGGCCCGAGGTACCGGGGCTTCAGGGAATGCAAGCCGCTCCTCATTCACAACAACCCCGGCAATGGCGTAAGGGAATTCCGCAAGGCTCCCGTGCAG TCTCCTGTGGATGAGCCTGTTGTTTTAAGCGATGAGGTCATCTTCCCCCTGACAGTGTCCCTGGATAAGCTTCCTGTCAATACTCTTAAAGTGAAG ATAATTGTAACCGTGTGGAAGCAAGAAGAGGAGAAAGCTGAGATCCAAGAGCATGGCTACCTCAGCATTCTTCAACAAAAGAGCCCCTGCCAAACATTTCGCCAGGATCTGAACACGTTCAAAGCGCAGG TCAGCACCACGCTCAATGTCCTGCCCCCTCCGACTGTAAAGTGTCAGCAAATGACAGTCTCAGGGAGACACTTAACTGTCCTCAAAG TGTTAAATGGAAGTTCTCAAGAAGAGGTGTGCGTGCGTGACGTCAAAATACTTCCCAACTTCAATGCTTCATACTTACCAATGATGCCAGATGGCTCAGTGCTGCTGGTGGACAATGTTTG TCATCAGTCAGGAGAAGTTGCCATGGCGTCATTTTACAGAATGGACAGTGAGTCGAGTCACCTTCCCAGCATGCTCAGTGCTCTAGAGGAGCAGAACTTTCTCTTCCAGCTGCAGCTCAATAACCAGCTACAAGATGATTCAAATGAG ggaCTAGAGGTACCATTAGTTGCAGTCTTACAGTGGTCCACTTCTAAATTGCCCTTCACCAACTCTATCTACACTCACTATAGTCTCCCTAGTGTGAGACTGGACCGTCCGCGCTTCATTATGACCGCCAGCTGCCCCAGTGCGGTCAAGGCTCGCGAGCATTTCCGGGTGCGATATACCCTTCTCAATAACTTGCAGGACTTCTTGGCGGTCCGACTAGTTTGGACTCCAGAAG GCCGAGGACATAAAGAGGATCCTGCAGTGAATGCAGTGGTGTGTCATTCTCCTCTCAGCAACCTGGGTTATTGTCGAAAAGGAAGTACTCTTTCCGTCAGCGTGGCTTTCCAGATACTCCGAGCAGGTCTTTTTGAG TTGAGTCAGCACATGAAACTGAAGCTGCAGTTCACAGCGTCCGTGTCCAACCCTCCCCCTGATGCTCGACCTTTGTCCCGCAAGAACAGTCCGTCGAGTCCAGCAGTCAGAGATATTCTGGACCGACATCAGGCCAGTCTCAGTCTGGGCCGCTCTCAGTCCTTTTCTCACCAGCAACCATCAAAGTTTCACCTCACAAG GACAGGAAGTGTTATGGAGCGCAGGGCCATCACCCCCCCTGTGGGCTCTCCTGTTGGACGGCCACTGTACCTCCCTCCAGACAGGAACATTTTGTCACTTGACAAAATTGCCAAGCGTGAGTGCAAGGTGCTGGTACTGGAttcacacacctga